In Paenibacillus ihbetae, the following are encoded in one genomic region:
- a CDS encoding DJ-1/PfpI family protein, translating to MRIALVLFNGVTFLDFVGFYDVIFRLNQFDSSQGTTWDICGLTEEVTDELGMTVKVNVIRPDLSQYDFVFLPGGKGTRKLIHDKDFMDWIKTAESVEYKVSVCTGSLLWGAAGFLKNKKATTHPNVYGLLEPYCLEVVKSRIVKDGKVITAGGVATSIDLGVYVIELFAGTEAADLVKKQIDYPYSAVGIVEVEAGT from the coding sequence ATGAGAATCGCCTTAGTGTTATTTAACGGCGTTACATTTCTAGACTTTGTTGGATTCTATGACGTGATTTTTCGTCTTAATCAGTTTGATTCGTCCCAAGGAACAACGTGGGATATTTGCGGTTTGACCGAGGAGGTTACGGATGAACTTGGAATGACGGTAAAGGTGAATGTCATCAGGCCTGATTTATCCCAATATGATTTCGTATTCCTTCCGGGAGGAAAGGGAACCAGAAAGCTCATACATGACAAGGATTTCATGGATTGGATCAAGACCGCCGAATCCGTTGAGTACAAAGTCTCGGTATGCACCGGATCCTTGTTGTGGGGGGCAGCAGGGTTCTTGAAGAATAAGAAAGCCACCACCCATCCTAATGTTTATGGCCTACTGGAACCTTACTGCTTGGAAGTAGTCAAGTCCCGGATTGTGAAGGATGGTAAAGTTATAACAGCAGGAGGCGTAGCGACATCTATCGATTTAGGGGTCTATGTCATTGAATTATTCGCTGGAACGGAAGCTGCGGATTTGGTAAAGAAGCAGATTGACTATCCTTATTCGGCCGTTGGCATCGTTGAAGTGGAGGCTGGGACATGA